The following proteins are encoded in a genomic region of Candida albicans SC5314 chromosome 4, complete sequence:
- a CDS encoding uncharacterized protein (RING finger and CHY zinc finger domain-containing protein; mutant are viable) codes for MTSLHDTTTPTTPAPHQHNDSDSDINEMSRDLDEIGLLNLNNLTSYFSTDRFFFQMPSFEMKNFPLEFTKYVTKYKDYYQNQYKKYNKSFGTTAKTESTDTDEVKDISSEDDSNILDSIKTVLSTRIQMDKFLNDLKLGVNITTAIDRLQPLTDVINETIFLPTDDFSDIENDENESDIEIEETTEPSGIGEIVNKSQPLINEIVKPRVGEMRNEIKRNNKRKRKRKQYKNIYSNNDSVTSQTSDIDGLTIDEVSELTELNSLDDFVKQDLLRSKIKKIHNLSISQDSKNKLVTKLMMGNYYKYVDEKLSNNDKQLLQPLRNQKLIIKEEKEKDEEKDNDEEDEEDDFDEELPSRSSLGPVDEAIIENDGENFESESEGSNDEEEDDEEEEEEDDEEEEDEVMLTEQDLQPTYHDSLHTIFGCSHYQTNCKIECPTCFKWYTCRFCHDSQTLDHKLIRNEVKHILCMYCHTPQIPESNYCINCEQELANYFCSKCILYDNDQTKDIYHCDKCGICRLGLGLEKDYFHCDTCNTCLSIDLKGHHKCLSDVTHSNCCICNEDLFSSIHKVVFMKCGHSIHEQCYSKFTKFSSKCPICKKTITNVESQYRILDVEIAQSPLPEPYNNWRCIISCNDCGGKSNTMYHVLGLKCKYCKSYNTNQLKLIKPEEEEEEEEEEEEEEEEEEILGEGEERKKSDKNNNSVTQFDVNVMKLVKTNLSNNFGIDEEVSGYEDDMDVEDEGDDEDEEDEDDEDEDQMGNLINIKKLSENGSNNVSYITSMLQNFVNNATKLSSKEQRQ; via the coding sequence ATGACCTCACTACACGATACGACGACACCCACAACACCAGCACCTCATCAACACAATGATAGTGATTCCGATATTAATGAGATGTCTCGCGATTTAGATGAAATTGGTTTActtaatttaaataatttaacttcatatttttcaactgATCGATTTTTCTTCCAAATGCCCAGTTTTGAAATGAAGAATTTCCCATTAGAATTCACTAAATATGTGACCAAATATAAggattattatcaaaatcaatataaaaaatataataaaagtTTTGGTACTACTGCAAAAACCGAGAGTACCGATACTGATGAGGTGAAAGATATACTGAGTGAAGATGATAGTAATATTTTAGATTCTATAAAAACAGTTTTATCAACGAGAATTCAAAtggataaatttttaaatgatttaaaattagGGGTTAATATCACTACTGCTATTGATCGACTACAACCTTTGACAGACGTGATTAATGAAACGATTTTTTTACCAACCGATGATTTCagtgatattgaaaatgatgaaaatgaactGGATATTGAAATAGAAGAAACCACTGAACCATCAGGAATTGGagaaattgttaataaaaGTCAACcattaataaatgaaattgttaaaCCTCGAGTAGGAGAAATgagaaatgaaataaaaagaaacaacaaaaggaaaaggaaaagaaaacaatataaaaatatttatagtAATAATGATAGTGTTACATCACAAACTAGTGATATTGATGGATTAACTATTGATGAGGTTAGTGAATTGACtgaattgaattctttAGATGATTTTGTTAAACAAGATCTTTTAAGAagtaaaattaaaaaaattcataatTTATCTATAAGTCaagattcaaaaaataaattagtaacaaaattaatgatggggaattattataaatatgttgatgaaaaattgtccaataatgataaacaattattgCAGCCGTTAAGAAATCAGAAATTGATcatcaaagaagaaaaagaaaaagatgaagaaaaagacaaTGATGAGgaagacgaagaagatgattttgatgaagaattaccATCAAGGCTGTCATTAGGTCCAGTAGATGAGGcgattattgaaaatgacgGTGAAAACTTTGAATCAGAATCTGAAGGATCCAacgatgaagaagaagacgatgaagaagaagaagaagaagacgatgaagaagaagaagatgaagtaATGTTGACGGAACAAGATTTACAACCAACATATCATGATTCATTACATACTATATTTGGATGTTCTCattatcaaacaaattgtAAAATTGAATGTCCAACCTGTTTTAAATGGTATACATGCCGATTTTGTCATGATTCCCAAACTCTTGATCATAAATTAATAAGAAATGAAGTTAAACATATATTATGTATGTATTGTCATACACCACAAATTCCTGAATCTAATTATTGTATTAATTGTGAACAAGAATTAGccaattatttttgttctAAATGTATTTTATATGATAATGATCAAACTAAAGATATTTATCATTGTGATAAATGTGGGATTTGTCGATTAGGTTTAGGTTTAGAAAAAGATTATTTCCATTGTGATACTTGTAATACTTGTTTATCGATTGATTTAAAAGGTCATCATAAATGTTTATCCGATGTTACtcattcaaattgttgtaTATGTAATGAGGATTTATTTTCCCTGATTCATAAAGTGGTGTTTATGAAATGTGGTCATTCTATTCATGAACAATGTTATAGTAAATTCACcaaattttcatcaaaatgtccaatttgtaaaaaaaCCATTACTAATGTCGAGAGTCAATATCGAATATTAGATGTCGAAATTGCTCAAAGCCCATTACCTGAACCCTATAATAATTGGAGATGTATTATTTCTTGCAATGATTGTGGTGGAAAAAGTAATACCATGTATCATGTATTAGGATTGAAATGTAAATATTGCAAGAGTTATAAtaccaatcaattgaaattaatcaaacccgaagaagaagaagaagaagaggaggaggaggaggaggaagaagaagaagaggagaTATTGGGAGAGGgtgaagaaagaaagaaaagtgacaaaaataacaattcaGTTACTCAATTTGATGTAAATGTGATGAAATTGgtgaaaacaaatttactgaataattttggaattgatgaagaagttaGTGGATATGAAGATGATATGGATGTAGAAGATGaaggtgatgatgaagatgaagaagacgaagatgatgaagacgaAGATCAAATGGggaatttaattaatatcaaaaaattatctgAAAATGGTTCTAATAATGTATCTTATATCACTTCAATGCTTCAAAATTTTGTCAACAACGCTACCAAGTTATCATCGAAAGAGCAAAGGCAATGA
- a CDS encoding Nem1-Spo7 phosphatase catalytic subunit (Ortholog(s) have phosphoprotein phosphatase activity and role in negative regulation of phospholipid biosynthetic process, nuclear envelope organization, positive regulation of phosphatidate phosphatase activity, protein dephosphorylation) yields the protein MNSIKSLVNSFDKFYPNSTFDDSVISQINDIPEEEEEEGEDDRQKTLVPIKLQTDKSLTDSKDSLSEKHTQQVEIEEEDNNEEEEEEEEVDEEEEEEAEDDDEDSINLIEEKKKLDIDSAKSHHDEQFRSQTHQDQQSILFFIIIFILRCVIFLPNNLIIKPILYAYYIITFPIRYTTQQLGSTSYTLKTEDESQISPAIIPEEINDPFVTRANTKTTATTTTTTTNKPTPQEAELPSLDECYDKKTEQIKHNNFISNTMKSPTSFSKYMIPPPQRLFPLSRNPEKRRRKKILILDLDETLIHSLSRGSPRSFNPATASKMIEIKLNSISSLYYVYKRPYCDYFLQETSQWFELQIFTASVKEYADPIIDWLETEILDRQNKRSSNGSATTKSTTKTTTNQTKIFTKRYYRNDCTYRSGVGYIKDLSKFIKDEDLKHVMILDNSPISYALHEENAISIEGWINDQSDKDLLNLLPLLKSLSLAIDVRYILGLKNGEKFIE from the coding sequence ATgaattcaatcaaatcattagtCAATTCATTTGACAAATTCTATCCCAATAGTACTTTTGACGATTCAGTGATACTGCAAATAAATGATATaccagaagaagaagaagaggaaggAGAAGATGATAGACAAAAAACCTTAGTGCCGATAAAATTACAAACTGATAAGTCGTTGACCGATTCGAAAGATTCATTGTCGGAAAAACATACACAACAAGTCGaaatagaagaagaggacaacaacgaagaagaagaagaagaagaagaagtagacgaagaagaagaagaggaagcGGAAGACGACGACGAAGATTCAATAAActtaattgaagaaaagaaaaagctAGATATTGATTCAGCAAAATCACATCACGATGAACAATTTCGACTGCAAACCCACCAAgatcaacaatcaatattattttttattatcattttcattctACGGTGTGTGATTTTTTTACCTaacaatttaattataaAACCAATTTTATATGCATATTATATAATCACTTTCCCCATTAGATATACTACTCAACAACTTGGATCCACTAGTTATACTTTAAAAACTGAAGATGAATCACAAATATCTCCAGCAATTATCCctgaagaaatcaatgatCCATTTGTTACACGAGCAAATACAAAGACCACCGcaaccaccactaccaccaccactaacAAACCAACACCACAAGAAGCAGAATTACCTAGCCTTGACGAATGTTACGATAAAAAAACTGAACAGATAAAACataacaatttcatttccAATACAATGAAATCCCCAACATCATTTTCTAAATATATGATTCCTCCACCCCAACGATTATTCCCCTTATCAAGAAATCCCGAAAAGAGGcgaagaaagaaaatattaattcttgatttagATGAAACTTTAATTCATTCATTATCTAGAGGATCCCCCCGTTCATTTAATCCTGCAACTGCTTCGAAAATGAtagaaataaaattaaacagTATATCGTCGTTATATTATGTTTATAAACGACCTTATTGtgattattttcttcaagaAACTTCTCAATGGTTTGAATTACAAATATTCACTGCTAGTGTTAAAGAATATGCTGATCCGATAATCGATTGGTTAGAAACTGAAATTCTTGATCGACAAAATAAACGTAGTTCAAATGGTTCTGCTACAACCAAATCAACTACAAAAACCACAACCAATCAGACGAAAATTTTCACTAAACGATATTATAGAAATGATTGTACTTATAGATCAGGAGTTGGATATATTAAAGACCTttcaaaattcattaaagatgaagatttaaAACATGTAATGATTTTAGATAATTCACCAATTAGTTATGCTTTACACGAGGAAAATGCTATTTCTATAGAAGGATGGATTAATGATCAAAGTGATaaagatttattgaatttattaccattattgaaaagtttAAGTCTTGCTATTGATGTAAGATATATATTAGGATTAAAGaatggtgaaaaatttatagaATAA
- a CDS encoding uncharacterized protein (Ortholog of C. dubliniensis CD36 : Cd36_41300, C. parapsilosis CDC317 : CPAR2_400390, Candida tenuis NRRL Y-1498 : CANTEDRAFT_94704 and Debaryomyces hansenii CBS767 : DEHA2B02992g): MDELIQNIIEPSSLSEDTINSLHELGDLLRDGTNRIIIHDKLSILLPRFNQILSLLTNQNQNQNQNQLLMNKLQLETLRVIINILANNDLNRDFFTNLTPKLSEINNKKDSHKDKEKGGEFDIDIIVNEFWSIIKIHLDNYMNKIDHHSDRIIEFIFILLNQFIYDTDHKSQYLEFFNSLKIQWEIYPLINEDNIGDIGEFLYELLSSSSSSSSSLSSSNLLTETDRTFLSGKILLDIPINDLDEETALIIINLLSLNKPSNELYKKILQQIELYDTNESILIKRKLFVLASDLAPIYDDNNTTMIEQESALNISIDQLQSTNDPYVFSCCCITIGNFIHDKSSMEKALTILFDKSTTPTTSTSTGTGTGTGRRSIPLTIDKLISLYFEINKITDVVQIQSIHMWNNLMNETIANKILTISEDYLLKFTKIIIDNGKYYREILILYLKFIKKLIKLTKHKDSPPYKVLEYIFQNLDKDHNSNDILDIKYLLLQQGRRYTKEMFMELLKSLVHGVNTTNVLEQLKTIAIVNQQILNGELIVNNNDVVDELLVKNYFHPLENLLNQFISLLEDSKLQDNNNNNHNNPNWEIKIFQNNLKFVAVSIIKIIEQDSNDLLTTTTELLNICRDIINAK, encoded by the coding sequence ATGGATGAACTAATTCAAAACATAATAGAgccatcatcattatctgAAGATACTATCAATTCTTTACATGAATTAGGAGATTTATTAAGAGATGGCACAAATAGAATTATCATTcatgataaattatcaatactTTTACCTCgattcaatcaaattttatcattattaacaaatcaaaatcaaaatcaaaatcaaaatcaattattaatgaataaattaCAATTAGAAACATTAAGagtaataattaatatattagccaataatgatttgaatcgagattttttcaccaatttAACTCCAAAATTGTCagaaataaacaataaaaaagacTCACAcaaagataaagaaaaggGAGGTGagtttgatattgatattatagTTAATGAGTTTTGGTCAATTATAAAGATACATTTAGATAACTATatgaataaaattgatcatCATTCTGATCgtattattgaatttatttttatattattaaatcaattcatttatgATACTGATCATAAATCTCAATATttagaatttttcaattcattgaaaatCCAATGGGAAATATATCCTTTGattaatgaagataataTAGGTGACATTGGGGAATTTTtatatgaattattatcCTCAAGCTCATCAAGCTCATCAAGCTTATCAAGCTCCAATTTATTGACTGAAACTGATAGAACATTTTTAAGTGggaaaatattattagatATCCCTATAAATGATCTAGATGAGGAAACTGCATTAAtcataattaatttattatcattaaataaaccatctaatgaattatataaaaaaattttacaacaaattgaattatatgatactaatgaatcaatattaattaaaagGAAATTATTTGTGCTTGCTAGTGATTTAGCTCCAATTTATGATGACAATAATACCACTATGATTGAGCAGGAATCAGcattaaatatttcaatagATCAATTACAGTCGACTAATGATCCGTATGtgttttcttgttgttgtataaCTATAGGAAATTTCATTCatgataaatcatcaatggAAAAAGCCTTAactattttatttgataaactGACAACGCCAACTACCTCTACATCCACAGGGACAGGGACAGGGACAGGGAGGAGGAGTATACCATTAACGAtagataaattaatttcattatattttgaaattaataaaatcactGATGTTGtacaaattcaatcaattcatatGTGGaataatttaatgaatgaaaCCATAGCGAATAAAATTTTGACCATACTGGaagattatttattaaaatttacaaaaattattattgataatgggAAATATTATCGagaaatattgattttatatttaaaatttattaaaaaattgattaaattgaCGAAACACAAAGATTCACCACCATATAAAGTGCTTGaatatatatttcaaaatcttgatAAAGATCATAATAGCAACGATATTTTGgatattaaatatttactTTTACAGCAGGGGAGAAGATATACTAAAGAAATGTTTATggaattattgaaaagtttAGTACATGGAGTCAATACTACTAATGttcttgaacaattgaaaactatTGCTATAgttaatcaacaaatattaaatgGAGAGTTAAtagttaataataatgatgtcgttgatgaattattagtgaaaaattattttcatccgttagaaaatttattaaatcaattcatatcattattagaagATTCAAAACTAcaagataataataataataatcataataatcCTAATTgggaaatcaaaattttccaaaataaTCTTAAATTTGTTGCTGtgtcaattattaaaatcattgaacAAGATTCAAATGACTTATTAACAACCACCACAGAATTACTAAATATTTGTCGTGATATCATTAATGCAAAATAA
- the OPT6 gene encoding Opt6p (Putative oligopeptide transporter; fungal-specific (no human or murine homolog); expression of OPT6, OPT7, or OPT8 does not suppress defect of mutant lacking Opt1p, Opt2p, and Opt3p; alleles are nonidentical) has product MTKKGHEYIQLSTFSEHENEHEPESSSTTSSPPPPGIRQYEKQHEWNFTDLQLQFVLLRLGVISDEVYHNQNFSLSDPDIHISKEVEYMINKIDQLSISEAIEIIRDALADHNGDVNFLIEDYQLLERLISQIPNNIESQENNQNVETNLDELPEMKYPMQSTFKNKTYLTIIDWSLQIRLEAALIHYHSPYPEIRAITDPFDDPNTPVETFRAYFIALFWTFIGSLINSFFYHRMPGISLGTHTIQILLLPSGKLWEKLIPLNKTITINNTKINLNPGPWNFKEMMLSTIIYSCSASTPYSINNIFVMKLDRFYGLKWVNWIFQILFTVSTQLLGFSFAMIMKKVCVYPSKAIWPTILPTIALNRALMNQDNASNNSIVHGWKISPYSFFLVTFTLSFIYNWIPSYFFKALSLFNWPTWFNPNSIHLVNITGSNVGLGFNPIPSFDWNVIGGSSMVIPFYTFVNRYLGTFLGFIIILIVYYTNNNWTAYLPINSNRLFNNKAQLYNVHDILNDDNKLFDNEKYQQIGPPYFSAANLVIYGAYFCLYPFAILYHGLTEWNSMKTSFINVWTSIVDAFKSESEMGVSVESNDDNNLSLHRQYGRYANDPHCKMMAHYPDVPDWWFITILVVSTSFAIAAVWFYPVETPIWGIFFTIAINFIFLIPLTSIASVTGFSFGLNVLVELIVGYAIPNSGIALITLKAYGYNIDSQASNYITDQKLAHYAKIPPRAIFKGQLLSTLLNIIISLSVANWQLNNVENICDPHQKDNFKCPGANTYFYSSIQYGEIGPAKVFGGLYPILKWCFLLGVLLVFPCVWLKRNGPTKIFQRYFQPTIIIGGMLDFAPYNLSYFTGGLYISYIFMFYIKKNYLLWWEKYNYILTSALSAGVAFSALIIFFTVQYHPHPLHWWGNSIGQQGIEGGEISPIWKNIDTAPDGYIGLRKGHFP; this is encoded by the coding sequence ATGACGAAAAAAGGACACGAATACATTCAATTATCAACATTTTCAGAACACGAAAATGAACATGAACCTGAATCAAGTTCAACTACATCATCACCTCCACCACCAGGTATACGTCAATATGAAAAACAACATGAATGGAATTTCACAGATTTACAATTACAATTTGTCCTTTTACGATTAGGTGTAATTAGTGATGAAGTTTATCATAATCAGAATTTTTCACTCCTGGACCCTGATATTCATATTTCCAAAGAAGTAGAATATatgattaataaaattgatcaattatcTATATCAGAagcaattgaaattattcGTGATGCATTAGCGGATCATAACGGGGATGTTAATTTCTTAATTGaagattatcaattattagaaaGATTAATTAGTCAAATCCCCAACAATATTGAATCTCAAGAAAATAACCAAAACGTCGAGACAAATCTCGATGAACTACCTGAAATGAAATATCCAATGCAATCAACATTTAAAAACAAGACTTACTTAACTATCATTGATTGGTCATTACAAATTCGATTAGAAGCAGcattaattcattatcattcaCCATATCCGGAAATACGAGCCATTACAGATCCATTTGATGATCCAAATACTCCTGTGGAAACATTTCGAGCTTATTTCATTGCATTGTTTTGGACATTTATTGGATCGTTAATTAACAGTTTTTTCTATCATAGAATGCCTGGTATATCATTAGGTACTCATACTATacaaattttgttattaCCTAGTGGGAAACTTTGGGAAAAATTAATCCcattaaataaaactattactattaataatacaaaaatcaatttaaatcCTGGACCATGGAATTTTAAAGAAATGATGTTGAGTACAATAATTTATCTGTGTTCCGCTTCAACTCCATATCTGatcaataatatatttGTGATGAAATTAGATCGATTTTATGGATTAAAATGGGTTAATTggattttccaaattttattCACCGTATCTACTCAATTACTTGGTTTCAGTTTTGCCatgattatgaaaaaaGTTTGTGTTTATCCCAGTAAGGCAATTTGGCCAACAATCTTACCAACAATAGCTTTAAATAGAGCATTAATGAATCAAGATAATGCTTCGAACAATAGCATTGTTCATGGTTGGAAAATATCTCcttattcatttttcttggtgACTTTCACTCTTAGTTTCATATATAATTGGATCCCTagttattttttcaaagcattatcattatttaattggCCAACTTGGTTTAATCCTAACCTGATTCATTTAGTTAATATCACAGGGTCGAATGTTGGATTGGGATTCAATCCAATCCCATCATTTGATTGGAATGTTATTGGTGGTTCAAGTATGGTGATTCCATTTTATACATTTGTGAATCGTTATTTAGGAACATTCTTGggatttattataattttaattgtttattatacGAATAATAATTGGACAGCTTATTTACCAATTAATTCTAATCGATTATTTAACAACAAGGCTCAATTATATAATGTTCATGATATCcttaatgatgataataaactttttgataatgaaaaatatcaacaaattggtCCACCGTATTTTTCTGCAGCAAATTTGGTGATTTATGGTGCTTATTTTTGTCTTTATCCATTTGCTATATTATATCATGGGTTAACCGAATGGAATTCTATGAAAACAAGTTTTATTAATGTTTGGACTTCAATAGTTGATGCCTTTAAACTGGAGTCGGAGATGGGCGTAAGCGTTGaatcaaatgatgataataaccTTCTGTTGCATCGACAATATGGTAGATATGCTAATGATCCACATTGTAAAATGATGGCTCATTATCCTGATGTACCCGATTGGTGGTTTATAACCATTTTGGTGGTAAGTACCCTGTTTGCTATAGCTGCAGTATGGTTTTACCCGGTTGAAACCCCAATATGGGGGATTTTTTTCACTATTGccattaatttcatttttttaattcccTTAACATCAATTGCATCCGTCACGGGGTTTTCATTTGGATTAAATGTTCttgttgaattaattgTCGGGTATGCTATACCTAATTCTGGAATTGCATTAATTACATTAAAAGCCTATGGATATAATATTGATAGTCAAGCAAGCAATTATATTACTGATCAAAAATTGGCTCATTATGCGAAAATCCCACCACGAGCAATTTTTAAAGGTCAATTATTATCCactttattaaatattataatttcattaagTGTTGCTAATTGGCAATTAAATAATGTGGAAAATATTTGTGATCCTCATCAAAAGgataattttaaatgtCCTGGAGCTAATAcatatttttattcaagTATTCAATATGGAGAAATTGGTCCAGCAAAAGTTTTTGGAGGATTATATCCAATTTTAAAATGGTGTTTCCTTTTGGGGGTATTATTAGTTTTCCCCTGTGTTTGgttgaaaagaaatggtccaacaaaaatattcCAACGTTATTTTCAACCAACAATTATAATTGGTGGGATGTTAGATTTTGCTCCTTATAATTTACTGTATTTTACTGGTGGCTTATATATATCTTATATTTTCATGTtttatattaaaaaaaattatttactTTGGTGggaaaaatataattatattttaacTAGTGCTTTATCAGCTGGTGTTGCTTTTAGTgctttaataatttttttcaccGTTCAATATCATCCTCATCCATTACATTGGTGGGGGAATTCAATTGGTCAACAAGGTATTGAAGGTGGTGAAATTTCaccaatttggaaaaatatCGATACTGCTCCTGATGGTTATATTGGTTTAAGAAAAGGTCATTTCCCATAG
- a CDS encoding uncharacterized protein (Protein similar to GPI-linked cell-wall proteins; induced in low iron; Spider biofilm induced; regulated in Spider biofilms by Bcr1, Tec1, Ndt80, Brg1): protein MKFTTNCLSFLLLTTLLLSESTNGLINSHTLIANTANIKRNAVTAADDPVDRTVTHYGVPQTDSATRFQSSMTAETANSTVSAHNNGNQLQIVTGAPIIAVMGLVLGLF, encoded by the coding sequence atgaaatttacaacaaattgtttgtcatttttattgttgacCACTTTGTTATTAAGTGAATCTACTAATGGACTAATCAATTCACACACTTTGATAGCTAATACTGCTAACATCAAACGAAATGCTGTAACTGCTGCTGATGATCCCGTTGATAGGACTGTAACCCATTATGGCGTGCCTCAAACTGATAGTGCAACAAGATTCCAATCATCAATGACTGCTGAAACTGCAAATAGCACCGTTAGTGCTCATAATAATGGGAATCAACTACAAATTGTTACTGGCGCACCAATAATAGCTGTAATGGGATTGGTATTAGGTCTATTCTAA
- the PGA53 gene encoding Pga53p (GPI-anchored cell surface protein of unknown function; greater mRNA abundance observed in a cyr1 homozygous null mutant than in wild type) codes for MKFQLLTLVSIATTTLAINLEQVRLINDDELMVQDAQFDYPAIVNLKDQDAEIAKKTITSSSSTTTTTTAKKDKKTTSTTSASSTTTTSTKSNSTSPSSSSSKKHKSETASITKTGGADSVAAAAAVGGPILAALALLL; via the coding sequence atgaaattccAATTATTAACTTTAGTTTCAATTGCTACTACCACTTTAGCCATCAACTTAGAACAAGTCAGATTAATCAATGACGATGAATTGATGGTTCAAGATGCtcaatttgattatccAGCTATTGTTAACTTGAAAGATCAAGATGCTGAAATTGCCAAGAAGACCAtcacttcttcttctagtactaccactaccactactgCTAAGAAAGATAAAAAGACCACTTCTACTACTAGTGCCTCatctactactactacttctACTAAATCTAACTCCACTTCaccatcttcatcttcatctaaAAAACATAAATCCGAAACTGCTTCTATTACTAAAACCGGTGGTGCTGATtctgttgctgctgctgctgctgttggTGGTCCAATCTTGGCCGCTTTAGCTTTATTATTGTAA